One region of Anticarsia gemmatalis isolate Benzon Research Colony breed Stoneville strain chromosome 2, ilAntGemm2 primary, whole genome shotgun sequence genomic DNA includes:
- the LOC142979219 gene encoding uncharacterized protein LOC142979219 encodes MTLLAIAVLVTGITLLNIYNISHGQTMEYPNTFLEPVQFDSSYIRGAFNMSECMKELMTCWELIRPDTACRPIVYYESVCSHIRDYCHDEYGDLELYWFFWYYKNNYTIHLEDCDKPTPVS; translated from the exons ATGACGTTGCTCGCAATTGCAGTTTTAGTTACAGGGATTACATTACTAAATA tttataatatatcgCATGGACAGACCATGGAATATCCGAATACATTTCTGGAGCCCGTACAATTTGATTCCTCTTATATACGAGGCGCCTTCAACATGTCCGAATGCATGAAGGAATTGATGACATGCTGGGAGCTGATCAG ACCTGATACTGCATGTCGTCCTATCGTCTACTACGAGTCAGTGTGTTCACACATAAGAGACTACTGTCACGATGAATATGGCGATTTGGAAC tTTACTGGTTCTTTTGGTACTATAAGAACAACTACACAATACATCTTGAAGATTGCGACAAACCAACACCCGTTTCATAA